One Armatimonadia bacterium genomic region harbors:
- a CDS encoding NADH-quinone oxidoreductase subunit M, with protein sequence MPDILSIMIFLPLLGMVLIMLMHKERHVEAIRWVATLFAGLTFAASLYAWWMMPRTAGMQLEVSVPWIQSLHINYHVGVDGLSMPLVALTTLLTLLSVIYSWRIEHRVKEYMAFFMLLLTGMLGVFCSLDLVLFYVFWEVGLVPMYFLIGIWGGPRREYAAIKFFLYTLLGSLAMLLAILVLYFFSTPHSFDMLELARQMPMARAGLWGALVFWGFFLGFAIKVPMFPFHTWLPDAHVEAPTAGSVILAGVLLKMGTYGFVRVLLPILPQQTQQFSMYIAVLALISVIYGALCAMAQKDMKKLIAYSSVNHMGYVMLGIAASVALVGASDVVTNRVTALNGAVLQMVNHGIITGALFFLVGVIYDRAHIRDIDAFGGLAKQMPVYGGLMMMACFASLGLPGLAGFVSEFMVFIGAFGTYPLMTGLSVLGVVITAAFFLVMIQKVFLGDLNLQWQGLRDIDAGELLAIVPLCLLMLLVGIYPGPLVEVINGSMSGLLQTVGYAVQLATTHLPLG encoded by the coding sequence ATGCCCGACATTCTCAGCATCATGATCTTTCTGCCGCTGCTGGGCATGGTGCTGATCATGCTCATGCACAAAGAGCGGCATGTCGAGGCGATACGCTGGGTCGCGACGCTGTTCGCGGGTCTGACCTTTGCGGCTTCGCTGTATGCGTGGTGGATGATGCCACGGACCGCGGGCATGCAGCTTGAGGTGAGCGTGCCCTGGATCCAGAGCCTCCACATCAACTACCATGTGGGCGTGGACGGCCTGTCCATGCCGCTGGTCGCTCTGACCACTCTCCTGACACTCTTGTCGGTCATCTACTCGTGGCGCATTGAGCACCGCGTGAAGGAGTACATGGCCTTCTTCATGCTCCTTCTGACCGGAATGCTCGGGGTCTTCTGCTCGCTGGACCTCGTGCTCTTCTACGTGTTCTGGGAGGTCGGTCTCGTACCGATGTATTTCCTCATCGGTATCTGGGGCGGCCCCCGACGCGAGTACGCAGCCATCAAGTTCTTCCTGTACACGCTTCTTGGCAGCCTGGCAATGCTGCTGGCGATCCTGGTGCTGTACTTCTTCTCTACCCCACATAGCTTTGACATGCTGGAGCTCGCGCGGCAAATGCCCATGGCTCGCGCCGGTCTTTGGGGCGCGCTGGTCTTCTGGGGCTTCTTCCTTGGCTTCGCGATCAAAGTCCCCATGTTCCCCTTCCACACGTGGCTTCCCGACGCTCACGTGGAAGCGCCGACTGCCGGCAGCGTCATCCTGGCAGGCGTACTCCTGAAAATGGGAACCTACGGCTTCGTGCGTGTGCTTCTGCCGATCCTCCCGCAGCAGACGCAGCAGTTCTCCATGTACATCGCGGTTCTGGCGCTGATCAGCGTCATCTACGGGGCGCTCTGCGCCATGGCCCAGAAGGACATGAAGAAGCTGATCGCCTACTCCTCGGTCAACCACATGGGGTATGTGATGCTGGGGATCGCGGCCTCGGTGGCGCTGGTGGGAGCCAGCGACGTGGTGACCAACCGCGTGACGGCGCTCAATGGTGCGGTGCTACAGATGGTCAACCACGGCATCATCACGGGCGCCCTGTTCTTCCTGGTCGGTGTCATCTACGACCGCGCGCACATCCGCGATATCGACGCTTTCGGCGGGCTGGCCAAGCAGATGCCGGTCTATGGCGGCCTGATGATGATGGCCTGCTTCGCTTCTCTGGGGCTTCCGGGGCTGGCAGGTTTTGTGAGCGAGTTCATGGTCTTCATTGGCGCCTTCGGTACCTACCCGCTCATGACCGGGCTGTCGGTTCTCGGTGTGGTCATTACTGCCGCCTTCTTCCTGGTGATGATCCAGAAGGTATTCCTGGGCGACCTGAACCTCCAGTGGCAGGGCCTCCGCGACATCGACGCAGGAGAGCTGCTGGCAATCGTGCCGCTCTGCCTTCTCATGCTTCTTGTCGGCATCTACCCGGGGCCGCTGGTTGAAGTGATCAACGGTTCGATGAGTGGTCTGCTGCAGACGGTGGGGTACGCGGTGCAGCTAGCAACCACGCACCTGCCGCTGGGCTAG
- a CDS encoding polyprenyl synthetase family protein, which translates to MPLQTDPPVSPHQPESAYQVAVRPVAPEMSVVEGRLLRLCGDGSDPLSSAAQAAVAAGGKRLRPALVLLSARAVGDVTAITMDLALAVEVMHLASLLHDDVVDQATVRRGRPSLRAQSGDRAAVLVGDYLAACAYNELASLRDGRYAQVFTAAAMEMCRSEAIFADKRPEDLTQDDCLDSARGKTAALLAASCQVGALSGGASDEAAARFRSFGEHLGIAFQLTDDLLDIYGREAVTGKAPGRDVLTGQFTVPIVHGLHSSRAGEVRTAIEQVRSAEDPAQALGRLAALLDQIGARAATEEMARRQVALAKAALEGLVVSSQPALQGLLAIADYLRSRRT; encoded by the coding sequence ATGCCCTTGCAGACCGATCCCCCAGTCTCCCCCCATCAGCCGGAGAGCGCATACCAGGTAGCCGTTCGTCCTGTCGCGCCGGAGATGTCTGTCGTGGAGGGTCGGCTGCTCCGTCTGTGTGGCGACGGGTCCGATCCCCTCAGCTCAGCGGCTCAGGCAGCGGTTGCAGCAGGTGGCAAGCGCCTGCGACCGGCCCTGGTTCTGCTCAGCGCACGCGCCGTCGGCGACGTCACGGCCATAACCATGGACTTGGCTCTGGCGGTGGAGGTCATGCACCTGGCCTCCTTGCTGCATGATGACGTCGTCGATCAGGCCACGGTGCGTCGCGGGCGCCCATCACTGCGAGCACAGTCCGGAGACCGTGCCGCCGTCCTTGTTGGCGACTACCTGGCAGCGTGTGCCTACAACGAGCTGGCGTCCTTGCGCGATGGTCGCTATGCCCAGGTCTTCACGGCCGCAGCGATGGAGATGTGTCGATCCGAGGCAATCTTCGCTGACAAACGTCCCGAGGACCTGACCCAGGATGACTGTCTGGATTCGGCGCGCGGCAAGACAGCAGCGCTGCTTGCGGCGTCCTGCCAGGTGGGGGCTCTGAGTGGCGGCGCGAGTGACGAGGCCGCAGCACGGTTCCGCAGCTTCGGGGAGCATCTGGGTATCGCCTTCCAACTCACCGACGACCTCCTCGACATCTATGGCCGTGAGGCAGTCACCGGCAAGGCTCCTGGACGCGACGTATTGACCGGTCAGTTCACTGTTCCGATCGTCCACGGACTGCACTCGTCGCGGGCGGGCGAGGTGCGAACAGCTATCGAGCAGGTCCGTAGTGCCGAGGACCCGGCGCAGGCCCTCGGCCGGCTGGCTGCGCTCCTGGACCAGATCGGCGCAAGAGCGGCCACCGAGGAGATGGCACGCCGGCAGGTGGCACTGGCCAAGGCTGCCCTTGAAGGCCTCGTGGTGAGCAGCCAACCGGCGCTGCAAGGGTTGCTGGCGATCGCCGATTACCTGCGCTCGCGACGTACCTGA
- the nuoL gene encoding NADH-quinone oxidoreductase subunit L — MLQLAWLIPILPFFACAVLLFFGSALTRRMDEKVGWIGVAGIAATIPLAWGAMFELIFGATSVNVSIPWASVGGHAIHVGFMVDPLTAVMIAMVSLVSTCIQVYSIGYMHGDPRYSRFFAYLSLFCGSMFLICLSNNFLMLYAGWELVGLCSYLLIGFWFERQSAANAAKKAFITTRVGDVGFAIGILILFGYAPSLLYADVFAAVARGIIPASVAGIAALFLFSGAIGKSAQFPLHTWLPDAMEGPTPVSALIHAATMVAAGVFMVARIFPLFYASLGSVVFLGAPALTIVAVIGLITALMSAVIGLVQNDIKRVLAYSTISQLGYMMTALGMGVLGFTAGVFHLITHAFFKALLFLGSGSVIHGCHDEQDMRRMGGLARKMPVTYLTFWAGTLALAGFPLFAGFFSKDEILAAAWSNATGSHLGPGEPSYWVFFWGLEIGAFLTAFYMGRLCFLTFSGEPRAECSEHAHESPHVMTVPLVVLAIFAVFLGWVGTPWVAGNLFHQFVHFDPATALPAAVEPLGHGVAAGAEASSAEGTNWAVIGISTFMAVAGLLLAAAIYLWKLVSVDVIKRPLYPIYVAAQHKFYFDEIYSVVPVGLTMGLSWGAKLVDTYVVDGLVNAVGWTTRWVFAGLSWLLDTFVVDGLVNAAGYVSKWTGEALSRLQNGHIQEYVSGFVMFACGLIVAVFVAVFVVTNGITVADVVHFVRGVFGG; from the coding sequence ATGCTTCAACTCGCCTGGCTCATCCCAATCCTACCCTTCTTCGCCTGTGCGGTGCTGCTGTTCTTTGGCAGCGCGCTGACCCGTCGCATGGACGAGAAGGTTGGCTGGATCGGCGTTGCAGGAATCGCGGCGACGATCCCCCTCGCCTGGGGCGCGATGTTCGAGCTGATCTTCGGGGCCACGTCGGTCAACGTGTCCATCCCCTGGGCGTCGGTCGGGGGACACGCGATCCACGTCGGCTTCATGGTCGATCCGCTGACCGCCGTGATGATCGCCATGGTCAGCCTGGTGTCGACGTGCATCCAGGTCTACAGCATCGGCTACATGCATGGCGACCCGCGCTACTCGCGGTTCTTCGCCTATCTGTCGCTCTTCTGCGGCTCGATGTTCCTGATCTGCCTGTCGAACAACTTCCTGATGCTCTACGCCGGCTGGGAGCTCGTGGGCCTGTGCTCCTACTTGCTGATCGGCTTCTGGTTTGAGCGACAGAGCGCGGCTAACGCCGCCAAGAAGGCCTTCATCACCACCCGCGTCGGCGATGTGGGTTTCGCGATTGGCATCCTGATCCTGTTCGGCTATGCGCCGAGTCTGCTCTACGCAGACGTCTTCGCAGCGGTCGCCAGGGGGATCATCCCCGCCTCAGTGGCCGGGATTGCTGCCCTGTTCCTGTTCAGCGGCGCAATCGGCAAGAGCGCGCAGTTCCCGCTGCATACGTGGCTTCCCGATGCCATGGAAGGCCCCACGCCGGTCAGCGCCTTGATCCATGCGGCTACCATGGTCGCCGCCGGTGTCTTCATGGTGGCGCGGATCTTCCCGCTCTTCTATGCCTCCCTGGGCTCAGTGGTGTTCCTCGGCGCCCCGGCCCTGACCATCGTCGCGGTCATCGGTCTCATCACGGCCCTGATGTCCGCAGTGATCGGTCTGGTGCAGAACGACATCAAGCGCGTCCTGGCCTACTCGACCATCTCACAACTTGGCTACATGATGACGGCGCTGGGAATGGGCGTCCTGGGGTTCACCGCCGGCGTCTTCCACCTGATCACCCATGCGTTCTTCAAGGCTCTACTGTTCCTTGGCTCCGGGAGCGTCATCCACGGCTGCCATGATGAACAGGACATGCGGCGAATGGGCGGTCTGGCGCGGAAGATGCCTGTCACCTACCTGACCTTCTGGGCCGGCACACTGGCCCTGGCGGGCTTCCCGCTGTTCGCCGGGTTCTTCTCGAAGGACGAGATCCTGGCTGCGGCCTGGAGCAACGCTACAGGCTCCCACCTGGGGCCCGGCGAGCCAAGCTATTGGGTCTTCTTCTGGGGTCTTGAGATCGGCGCGTTCCTGACCGCCTTCTACATGGGGCGGCTGTGTTTCCTGACCTTCAGCGGCGAGCCACGGGCGGAGTGCTCTGAACACGCTCATGAGAGCCCGCACGTAATGACGGTTCCGCTGGTTGTGCTGGCGATCTTCGCGGTGTTCCTCGGCTGGGTTGGTACCCCGTGGGTCGCGGGTAACCTGTTCCACCAGTTCGTGCACTTCGACCCGGCGACCGCCTTGCCTGCGGCTGTCGAGCCGCTTGGGCATGGCGTTGCCGCCGGTGCTGAGGCGTCCTCCGCAGAGGGCACGAACTGGGCCGTCATCGGCATCTCCACTTTCATGGCGGTAGCCGGTTTGCTGCTGGCCGCCGCGATCTACCTGTGGAAGCTGGTTTCGGTCGATGTCATCAAGCGCCCGTTGTACCCGATCTACGTCGCGGCACAGCACAAGTTCTACTTCGACGAGATCTACTCCGTCGTCCCGGTCGGGCTCACGATGGGTCTGTCCTGGGGCGCGAAACTTGTGGATACCTACGTGGTCGACGGCCTGGTGAACGCCGTGGGCTGGACAACACGCTGGGTGTTCGCGGGTCTCTCCTGGCTCCTGGACACCTTCGTGGTGGACGGTCTCGTCAATGCCGCGGGCTATGTCTCGAAGTGGACCGGCGAGGCCCTGAGTCGGCTTCAGAACGGTCACATCCAGGAGTACGTGTCGGGGTTCGTCATGTTCGCCTGCGGGCTGATTGTGGCCGTGTTCGTGGCCGTGTTCGTCGTGACCAACGGGATAACCGTCGCCGACGTTGTGCACTTCGTGCGCGGCGTGTTCGGCGGATAG
- a CDS encoding DegT/DnrJ/EryC1/StrS family aminotransferase produces MSDTLALEGGTPLVPSGMVKSWPPLTQADKDAVLAVFDSGELHGTSAPCALKLQDRWAEYVGTKYALVTNSGTASLHMAVAGAGIGPGDEVITSAFTYWSTAAAILHHNAVPVFVDIDPRSYTMDPALIEERITEHTKAILPVHIHGMPADMDPIKEIAHRHGLLIIEDACQAHGATYKGVKTGALGDIGCFSCNRSKNLSGGEGGLWTTNNEDFYRRAAKLREFGEVVLPNQVREYNAYGLGWMYRPHEFVNALILSQLDRLEEHNAIRRQFAAYLTEQLAQIPGVKGPYTPDYANPCYFSYVVEFKPEEVGLDVTPREWKVAAQKALAAEGVRLGQWQTMPVPAQDVFKNRVGYGKGCPWTCPFGRGDVYYDAAEYPKTIEFIDGHSYLSAVYPPNEMKLMELYVEGFRKISANAARVMELAKG; encoded by the coding sequence ATGAGTGACACACTTGCGCTTGAGGGGGGCACTCCCCTCGTTCCCAGTGGCATGGTCAAGAGCTGGCCACCACTGACCCAGGCAGACAAGGACGCAGTGCTGGCTGTCTTCGACAGCGGCGAGCTGCACGGGACGTCGGCTCCCTGCGCGCTGAAGCTGCAGGATCGCTGGGCTGAGTATGTCGGCACCAAGTATGCGCTCGTAACCAACAGTGGGACCGCTTCGCTGCACATGGCAGTTGCCGGAGCAGGAATCGGCCCGGGCGATGAGGTCATCACAAGCGCTTTCACCTACTGGTCCACTGCGGCTGCCATCCTGCACCACAACGCGGTTCCCGTGTTCGTCGACATCGACCCCAGAAGCTACACGATGGACCCCGCGCTGATCGAAGAGCGCATCACCGAGCACACGAAGGCGATCCTGCCGGTCCACATCCACGGGATGCCGGCCGACATGGACCCCATCAAGGAGATTGCGCACCGGCACGGTCTGCTGATCATCGAGGACGCCTGCCAGGCCCACGGGGCGACCTACAAGGGCGTCAAGACGGGGGCACTGGGCGACATCGGCTGCTTCAGCTGCAATCGCTCGAAGAACCTCTCCGGCGGCGAAGGCGGCCTGTGGACCACTAACAACGAGGACTTCTACCGACGGGCCGCCAAGCTGCGCGAGTTCGGGGAAGTCGTCTTGCCGAACCAGGTGCGCGAGTACAACGCCTACGGTCTCGGCTGGATGTACCGGCCACACGAGTTCGTGAACGCTCTTATCCTCAGCCAGCTCGATCGGCTTGAGGAGCACAACGCAATCCGGCGCCAGTTCGCGGCCTACCTGACGGAGCAGTTGGCGCAGATTCCCGGCGTCAAGGGCCCCTACACCCCGGACTATGCGAACCCGTGCTACTTCAGCTACGTGGTGGAGTTCAAGCCCGAAGAGGTTGGTCTGGACGTAACACCTCGCGAGTGGAAAGTGGCAGCCCAGAAGGCCCTCGCCGCCGAAGGTGTACGCCTTGGGCAGTGGCAGACCATGCCGGTTCCCGCCCAGGACGTGTTCAAGAACCGCGTCGGGTACGGCAAGGGCTGTCCGTGGACCTGCCCCTTCGGTCGCGGCGATGTCTACTACGATGCTGCTGAGTATCCCAAGACGATCGAGTTCATCGACGGCCACTCGTACCTCTCGGCCGTGTACCCGCCCAATGAAATGAAGCTCATGGAGTTGTACGTCGAAGGTTTCCGCAAGATCAGCGCCAACGCCGCGCGGGTCATGGAACTCGCGAAAGGATAG
- a CDS encoding NADH-quinone oxidoreductase subunit N produces MPYSNIELFTPELCLCGLGLLVLIVDLFVAPRARWLAPTVAVVGLAACLHPILELWGTAPVLEFAGSYAVDAAAVFFKAFFAVVGILVVLLSVGYAARPWRRAQAETSDASAADPLPSSGEFYSLIVFLVLGMSLMAGANDLVLIYLAFELVSLTSYLMAAWRKTDPGSNEAGVKYFVYGAAASGVMLYGMTLVYAAGGTTNLTALSQHFLQPVQGGGLALLGVLGPLLMMVGLGYKISMVPFQAWAPDVYQGAPTPVTALLSVGPKAAGFALIVRFFYTLAPALHVPWQMVFAILAVLTMFTGNLLAIRQTNVKRMLAYSSIAHAGYLLIGFVVGPNELWGLPGILVYLVAYLLMNLGMFAVAIVLEREAGHSELSRFAGLAQSAPGLAALTVILLLSLTGIPPTAGFLGKVYIFGAAIKSREWAWLAVVGIINSVISLYYYMNIARLMYFQKDSGTALQRVPAVLTVTAVLCALGTLGVCIFPDWLVEAARLTMAAR; encoded by the coding sequence ATGCCATACAGCAATATTGAACTCTTTACCCCTGAGCTATGCCTGTGCGGACTCGGTCTGCTCGTGCTGATCGTGGACCTGTTCGTGGCGCCGCGGGCACGGTGGCTTGCGCCGACAGTGGCAGTCGTCGGGCTGGCGGCGTGCCTGCACCCGATCCTTGAACTCTGGGGCACGGCGCCGGTTTTGGAGTTCGCGGGCAGCTATGCCGTCGACGCCGCGGCAGTGTTCTTCAAGGCCTTCTTTGCAGTCGTCGGCATCCTCGTAGTTCTCTTGTCGGTCGGCTACGCGGCCCGTCCCTGGAGGCGAGCGCAGGCAGAGACCAGTGACGCTTCCGCCGCTGACCCCCTCCCCTCCTCCGGGGAGTTCTACTCCCTCATCGTCTTCCTGGTGCTGGGCATGTCTCTCATGGCCGGCGCCAACGATCTGGTCCTGATCTACCTGGCCTTTGAGCTAGTCAGTCTCACTTCCTACCTGATGGCGGCGTGGCGCAAGACTGACCCCGGCTCGAACGAGGCGGGCGTCAAGTACTTCGTGTACGGCGCCGCCGCCTCCGGGGTCATGCTCTACGGTATGACGCTCGTGTACGCCGCCGGGGGCACGACGAACCTCACTGCTCTGTCGCAGCACTTCCTACAGCCGGTGCAAGGTGGCGGACTCGCCCTTCTCGGCGTGCTGGGGCCGCTGCTAATGATGGTGGGCCTGGGGTACAAGATCAGCATGGTCCCCTTCCAGGCCTGGGCGCCGGATGTCTACCAGGGCGCGCCCACACCGGTGACCGCTCTGCTCTCAGTGGGCCCGAAGGCCGCCGGGTTCGCCCTGATCGTGCGCTTCTTCTACACCCTGGCGCCGGCTCTTCACGTGCCTTGGCAGATGGTGTTTGCCATCCTCGCTGTCCTGACGATGTTCACAGGCAACCTGCTGGCGATCCGCCAGACCAACGTCAAGCGGATGCTGGCTTACTCGAGCATCGCCCATGCGGGCTACCTGCTGATTGGGTTCGTCGTCGGTCCTAACGAGTTGTGGGGACTGCCTGGCATTCTGGTATACTTGGTCGCGTACCTGCTGATGAACCTGGGGATGTTCGCGGTGGCTATCGTCCTCGAGCGTGAGGCAGGCCATTCCGAGCTGAGTCGCTTCGCCGGGCTGGCTCAGAGTGCGCCGGGCCTCGCCGCTCTGACGGTGATCTTGCTGCTGTCGCTCACCGGCATCCCACCCACTGCAGGATTCCTGGGCAAGGTGTACATCTTCGGCGCGGCGATCAAGTCGCGTGAGTGGGCCTGGCTGGCAGTGGTCGGGATCATCAACAGCGTCATCTCACTGTACTACTACATGAACATCGCCCGACTCATGTACTTCCAGAAGGACAGCGGCACGGCTCTGCAGCGAGTTCCCGCAGTGCTGACAGTGACGGCGGTTCTCTGCGCCCTGGGCACGCTCGGTGTGTGCATATTCCCTGACTGGTTGGTGGAGGCCGCGCGGCTGACCATGGCGGCTCGCTGA
- a CDS encoding neutral/alkaline non-lysosomal ceramidase N-terminal domain-containing protein, translating to MADAAQTDHLMAGTACVDITPPLTVPHLGYYRQRHAFFTGVHDPLQARALVVDDGATRVAIIAADSIGFSRRILGPGRDFVDEVRERIERLTGIPAGHVLLAATHAHSVPETIGFRPLWQHPGVAQWLEVLIDKLATAVALADRDRQPVRLKLARGSAEGIGWSRRLIDKDGRVCHYPTRPPDDQIADWGRCDHAVTVLSLETLSGKARKALVHFTCHPTTVQVNPLVSADYPGAAMRFVEDAGGDCSHAMFLQGASGSINPVRDTTGFDDVRRYGQALAGEVIKLLALSSAPAHPCLPAQVAVKTTTVTLPSRDLPDLEQLRQAQEEQRRLASEASDPQERQKAQESVLVLEEQIARVELGTGPFVAQLQGIRLGNLVLVGLPAEPFAELGLAVRAMAQGDMTAVCVGYANGYLGYVAPPEAWEQGGYELGLGMWSLLGPGAFDGLLAGAKELVEGLSA from the coding sequence ATGGCAGACGCTGCACAGACGGATCACTTGATGGCGGGAACGGCGTGCGTCGACATCACGCCGCCGTTGACGGTGCCCCATCTTGGTTACTACCGGCAGCGCCATGCCTTCTTCACCGGAGTACACGATCCGCTGCAGGCCCGGGCCCTGGTGGTTGATGACGGCGCGACGCGGGTCGCGATCATCGCGGCAGACAGCATTGGGTTCAGCCGGCGCATCCTGGGACCGGGTCGCGATTTCGTTGACGAGGTCAGGGAGCGGATCGAGCGTCTCACCGGGATACCGGCCGGCCACGTCCTGCTGGCGGCCACGCACGCCCATTCGGTTCCAGAGACCATCGGCTTCCGGCCGCTCTGGCAGCACCCCGGGGTGGCGCAGTGGCTGGAAGTGCTGATTGACAAGCTCGCAACGGCGGTCGCCCTGGCTGATCGGGACCGGCAGCCGGTGCGGCTGAAGCTCGCAAGAGGCTCCGCCGAGGGCATCGGCTGGTCGCGCAGACTCATCGACAAGGACGGTCGAGTGTGCCACTACCCGACTCGCCCGCCGGATGACCAGATTGCGGACTGGGGCCGATGCGACCACGCGGTGACGGTGCTGTCGCTGGAGACGCTCAGCGGCAAGGCCAGGAAGGCCCTGGTGCACTTCACCTGCCATCCGACGACGGTTCAGGTGAACCCGCTGGTGTCTGCGGACTATCCGGGCGCAGCGATGCGCTTCGTTGAGGACGCCGGGGGCGATTGCAGCCACGCCATGTTCCTGCAGGGCGCGTCGGGAAGCATCAACCCGGTGCGGGACACGACCGGTTTTGACGACGTCCGCCGTTACGGTCAGGCTCTGGCGGGAGAAGTCATCAAGCTTCTGGCACTCTCGTCGGCACCTGCCCACCCGTGCCTTCCGGCGCAAGTGGCTGTGAAGACCACCACTGTCACCTTGCCCTCTCGGGACCTGCCCGACTTGGAGCAGCTTCGACAGGCTCAGGAAGAGCAACGCCGACTGGCCAGCGAAGCGTCCGACCCGCAGGAGCGCCAGAAGGCTCAGGAGAGCGTGCTGGTGTTGGAGGAGCAGATTGCGCGAGTGGAGCTCGGGACGGGCCCCTTCGTGGCGCAGTTGCAGGGAATTCGGCTCGGCAACCTGGTCCTGGTGGGCTTGCCTGCGGAGCCTTTCGCGGAACTCGGTCTGGCAGTTCGCGCGATGGCCCAGGGCGACATGACTGCAGTCTGCGTCGGCTACGCGAACGGGTACCTGGGATACGTGGCACCCCCGGAGGCCTGGGAGCAAGGCGGTTACGAACTCGGCCTGGGGATGTGGTCGCTGCTGGGGCCGGGCGCCTTCGACGGCCTGCTTGCGGGAGCCAAAGAGCTGGTCGAGGGGCTGTCTGCGTAG
- a CDS encoding HAD-IA family hydrolase → MARRVVLWDFDGTLAQRPGMWGIELAAAAAEVIPGHVLDLDALRPYLATGFPWHEPERPHLELCEPEAWWAHVLERLASGLVQMGYDGGVAREIALASRPRFLDPTPYRVYPEVVPTLERMTAEGWEHVVLSNHVPELPTMAEALGLSKHFRAVLSSGNLGYEKPHPEIFRLALEAAGSPEECWMVGDSPVADVEGAEGVGIPAVLVRRENAEAKRRAPDLAGAYEIITGRAGL, encoded by the coding sequence ATGGCACGACGGGTCGTTCTGTGGGACTTCGATGGGACCCTGGCGCAGCGCCCCGGTATGTGGGGTATCGAGCTGGCCGCCGCTGCGGCCGAGGTGATCCCCGGGCACGTGCTGGATCTGGATGCTCTGCGTCCCTACCTGGCAACAGGGTTCCCCTGGCACGAGCCCGAGCGTCCACACCTCGAGCTGTGCGAACCCGAGGCATGGTGGGCGCACGTTCTGGAACGACTGGCGAGCGGGCTGGTGCAGATGGGCTATGACGGCGGAGTCGCGCGCGAGATCGCTCTGGCCTCGCGGCCCCGTTTCCTGGACCCAACCCCGTACCGGGTCTATCCGGAGGTCGTTCCTACACTGGAGCGGATGACGGCAGAAGGCTGGGAACACGTGGTGCTGTCCAACCACGTGCCGGAGTTGCCGACAATGGCCGAGGCCCTGGGGCTCTCGAAGCACTTCAGGGCAGTGCTGAGTTCGGGGAACCTGGGCTACGAAAAGCCGCATCCGGAGATCTTCCGGCTGGCACTCGAGGCAGCGGGGAGTCCGGAGGAGTGTTGGATGGTCGGCGACAGTCCGGTGGCGGACGTGGAAGGCGCCGAGGGTGTGGGCATCCCGGCGGTGCTGGTGCGCAGGGAGAACGCAGAAGCCAAGCGACGAGCGCCTGATCTTGCGGGCGCCTACGAGATCATTACCGGCCGTGCGGGCCTCTAG
- a CDS encoding redox-sensing transcriptional repressor Rex has product MKPPQSGYPEGTAVRPRAQRTHPDSRRRRPMPWQFDVPEATVQRLSAYLAILRRLDREGKMTASSSEIARHANVNAAQVRKDLSYFGDFGRRGLGYRVRDLRDHLMRILGVGRERRVVVIGAGNLGAALAGYPGFEPRGFRITGVFDNNPAKVGHRLYGQEIMGMDRLAEVVENAGVEIAIVAVPGAAAQAVVDAVVETGIHSILNLAPIRVMAPPSVVIRSVDMTSQLEVLSFCLTHVGEPAGRTEGEY; this is encoded by the coding sequence ATCAAACCACCTCAGAGCGGATACCCGGAGGGCACTGCGGTCAGGCCGAGAGCACAGCGCACGCATCCTGATTCGCGACGGCGGAGACCTATGCCCTGGCAGTTTGACGTACCGGAAGCCACCGTGCAGCGACTGTCGGCCTACCTGGCGATCCTGCGGCGACTGGACCGTGAGGGCAAAATGACCGCCTCGTCGTCGGAGATTGCCCGTCACGCTAACGTCAACGCAGCTCAGGTTCGCAAGGACCTCTCGTACTTTGGGGACTTTGGGCGTCGCGGCCTGGGGTACCGAGTCCGCGATCTGCGGGACCATCTGATGCGGATTCTCGGTGTGGGACGTGAGCGCCGCGTGGTGGTCATCGGCGCCGGCAATCTGGGGGCTGCACTGGCGGGTTACCCGGGGTTCGAGCCACGGGGGTTCCGCATCACCGGTGTGTTCGACAATAACCCGGCGAAGGTCGGCCACAGGTTGTACGGGCAGGAGATCATGGGGATGGACCGCCTGGCGGAAGTCGTGGAGAATGCCGGTGTCGAGATTGCGATCGTAGCTGTCCCCGGAGCGGCAGCTCAGGCCGTCGTCGATGCGGTGGTGGAGACCGGGATCCACAGTATCCTCAACCTTGCGCCGATCCGCGTGATGGCACCGCCCTCTGTCGTGATTCGGAGCGTGGACATGACCAGCCAGCTCGAGGTTCTCTCCTTCTGCTTGACCCACGTTGGAGAGCCCGCCGGGCGTACAGAAGGCGAGTACTAG
- the nuoK gene encoding NADH-quinone oxidoreductase subunit NuoK has product MSLPPIGLTHYLVFSALLFCMGLFAVMVRRHAVAVLLGIELMLNAANINLVAMSRYLSPLGPDGHPAMNTVLGGQVFALIVMTLAACEVAVGLAIIVALYRNRGTANPDDAADMKW; this is encoded by the coding sequence ATGAGCCTACCCCCCATCGGTCTGACACACTACCTTGTCTTCAGTGCGCTGCTCTTCTGCATGGGCCTGTTCGCAGTGATGGTGCGGCGACATGCGGTGGCTGTGCTGCTGGGCATAGAGCTGATGCTGAACGCGGCCAACATCAACCTGGTCGCCATGAGCCGGTACCTGAGCCCTCTGGGGCCTGACGGTCATCCGGCGATGAACACGGTGCTGGGCGGCCAAGTGTTTGCGCTGATCGTGATGACTCTGGCTGCCTGTGAGGTGGCTGTGGGGCTTGCGATCATCGTGGCCTTGTACCGCAACCGGGGGACGGCCAACCCCGACGATGCTGCAGATATGAAGTGGTAG